In Crassostrea angulata isolate pt1a10 chromosome 6, ASM2561291v2, whole genome shotgun sequence, a genomic segment contains:
- the LOC128190818 gene encoding b(0,+)-type amino acid transporter 1-like: MDNPALCQDDGVKLKKRPVTIGGAPRVEVGPTGIKLRRNLGLISGTSVIVGTIIGSGIFISPKGVLQETGSVGLSLVVWAAGGMLSLMGALSYAELGTLISKSGAEYHYLMAALGRVVAFLFAWTKVFILTPSSLAIICLTFAEYVMSLMEFCGEPQIPKKMIAALAILTLAIVNSLDTTLAASVQVFFTGAKLIALVIIVIGGLIWLGKGEVATLQKGFEGSTSSPSGMALAFYDAMWAYDGWHSLNYITEELKTPYVNLPRANVLGVLLVTVIYVLTNISYLAVLGTEGLLNSSAVALEWGEVVLGNRVAVIMPLFVMCSTIGSANGTMFAGGRTLYVAARENQFPEVLSYVNIRRVTPIPCIIFTTVVALLMLIPGDIGSLINFVSFASWMFYSLAIVSLIVLRFIRKNEPRPIKVFILFPIIFLCCSLYLVVAPIIQNPRLEFLYAFLIIIGGLVFYVPLVHFRIHKSCFNPVTLFVQLLMEVGPSSYVPDSE, translated from the exons ATGGACAATCCTGCACTTTGTC AAGACGATGGCGTGAAACTGAAAAAACGTCCGGTCACCATCGGAGGGGCTCCTCGTGTTGAAGTGGGACCAACAGGAATCAAACTCAGACGTAATCTAGGGCTGATCAGCGGTACCTCAGTCATAGTGGGCACTATTAtag GTTCCGGAATCTTCATTTCTCCCAAAGGAGTCCTCCAAGAGACGGGATCTGTCGGCCTCAGCCTCGTAGTATGGGCCGCAGGGGGCATGCTATCGCTCATGG GTGCCCTTTCCTATGCTGAACTGGGAACACTGATCAGCAAATCTGGCGCCGAGTACCACTACCTAATGGCAGCCTTGGGTCGAGTGGTGGCCTTCCTGTTCGCATGGACCAAGGTCTTTATTCTCACTCCCTCCTCCCTGGCCATCATCTGTCTGACCTTCGCAGAGTATGTCATGTCCTTGATGGAGTTCTGTGGAGAGCCCCAGATACCCAAGAAAATGATTGCAGCCTTGGCAATAC TAACGCTTGCAATTGTCAACTCTTTGGACACGACACTAGCTGCAAGCGTGCAGGTCTTCTTCACTGGGGCGAAACTCATCGCCCTCGTCATCATCGTCATCGGTGGCCTGATCTGGCTGGGCAAAG GAGAAGTGGCGACACTCCAGAAAGGTTTCGAGGGTTCCACTAGTTCCCCTTCAGGCATGGCCTTGGCTTTTTACGACGCAATGTGGGCTTACGACGGGTG GCATAGTCTGAATTACATAACAGAAGAGCTGAAAACCCCATACGT AAACCTCCCCCGAGCCAACGTGCTAGGGGTCCTACTGGTGACCGTTATCTACGTGCTGACCAACATCTCCTACCTGGCCGTCCTCGGGACCGAGGGGCTCCTCAACTCTAGCGCCGTGGCTTtg GAATGGGGCGAGGTAGTGCTAGGAAACAGAGTTGCTGTCATCATGCCGCTGTTTGTCATGTGTTCCACGATTGGTTCTGCTAATGGGACTATGTTTGCTGGAGGCAG AACACTGTACGTTGCTGCCCGAGAGAACCAGTTCCCCGAAGTACTGTCCTACGTCAACATACGTCGTGTGACACCAATTCCTTGTATCATATTTACA ACTGTAGTTGCTCTACTGATGTTGATTCCTGGGGATATTGGGAGCCTCATCAATTTCGTCAGCTTTGCCTCCTGGATGTTCTACTCGTTGGCCATTGTGTCTCTGATCGTATTGAGATTCATCAGGAAAAACGAGCCCAGGCCCATTAAG GTGTTTATCCTGTTCCCAATCATCTTTCTGTGTTGCTCCCTTTACCTGGTCGTGGCCCCCATCATCCAGAACCCCAGACTAGAGTTCCTGTACGCCTTCCTCATCATTATAGGAGGGCTCGTGTTCTATGTCCCCCTCGTTCACTTCAGAATCCACAAGAGCTGCTTCA